One Maniola jurtina chromosome 24, ilManJurt1.1, whole genome shotgun sequence DNA window includes the following coding sequences:
- the LOC123877563 gene encoding uncharacterized protein LOC123877563 — MKFFVIFLSAVVVVSSNPVAQEDSVLRVVAGNFVNCMNSDLSLCLKEHALKATERLGTVRKLDIIDGITIYNNNPKEGRSFEALSTDPEIRNKQLTERLWESTTDLLQKSDLEFSYNGGDEEDDKSRALGDVDEGRGKKKKQLKKKLKLLIPLAILGKIKAIALVVIALLIIAASVAKLAILAKIAFIAKIIAIIKALIAAKKHHSQEEYIIATHEEHHPHEHHHHSAPSGWEGGWSRSREEANNLAYSAYKQ; from the exons atgaAGTTTTTCGTGATATTTTTAAGTGCAGTGGTGGTTGTGAGCTCGAACCCTGTAGCTCAGGAGGACTCAGTGCTCCGTGTAGTGGCGGGaaactttgtgaattgcatgaACAGTGATTTGAGTTTGTGCCTCAAG GAACACGCACTCAAAGCGACTGAGCGTCTTGGAACCGTTCGCAAGTTGGATATCATTGATGGTATAACTATATACAACAACAACCCTAAGGAGGGCAGGAGCTTCGAAGCTCTATCAACTGACCCCGAGATCAGGAACAAACAGCTCACTGAAAGGCTGTGGGAAAGTACCACTGATCTTCTGCAGAAGAGTGATCTAGAATTCAGCTACAATGGTGGTGACGAAGAGGACGACAAGAGCCGCGCTCTTGGAGACG TTGACGAAGGCCGTGGCAAGAAGAAGAAGCAGCTCAAGAAGAAACTCAAGCTCCTCATCCCCCTCGCCATCTTGGGTAAAATTAAAGCGATCGCTCTCGTGGTTATTGCCCTCTTGATCATCGCTGCCTCGGTCGCCAAGCTTGCGATCCTTGCCAAGATCGCCTTCATTGCCAAGATCATTGCCATCATCAAGGCTCTCATCGCGGCCAAGAAGCATCATTCCCAGGAGGAATACATAATCGCAACTCATGAGGAACATCATCCTCATGAACACCATCACCACTCCGCTCCAAGCGGTTGGGAAGGTGGCTGGTCCAGGTCAAGAGAGGAAGCCAACAACCTGGCCTATTCCGCCTACAAGCAATAA